A single genomic interval of Helicoverpa armigera isolate CAAS_96S chromosome 13, ASM3070526v1, whole genome shotgun sequence harbors:
- the LOC110371612 gene encoding protein turtle isoform X4: MGWRAVQPPHIAAGLLLLLLVNLPVTCHQDHQDAVHITAILGESVVFNCQVDFPEDIPVPYVLQWEKKVGETGQDIPIYIWYESYPTHSGEGYEGRVSRVAPDSPYGAASLNLTNIRESDQGWYECKVVFLNRSPNQHKNGTWFHLDVHAPPRFSITPEDIIYVNLGDAIILNCQAEGTPTPEILWYKDANPVEPSGTVGIFNDGTELRISNIRHEDIGDYTCIARNGEGQVSHTARVIIAGGAVITMPPTNQTKLEGEKVQFSCEAKALPGNVTVKWFREGAPVAEVAALETRVTIRRDGALVINPVAADDSGQYLCEVSNGIGDPQSASAYLNVEYPAKVTFTPTVQYLPFRLAGVVQCYIKANPPLQYVTWTKDKRLLEPYQTKDIVIMNNGSLLFTRVNQNHQGRYTCTPYNAQGTQGSSGPMEVLVRKPPVFTVEPEPLYQRKVGESVEMHCEAQEAEGTQRPSVLWRRRDGLPLQKARVRALGGNITIDTLRRQDFGIYQCVASNEVATIVADTQLVIEGTQPHAPYNVSGTATEFQVTLRWQPGYAGGPDYKQDYTIWYREAGFSEWTKVPVTPSGATSVTINRLQPGTTYEFQVNSKNTIGEGMMSKAITIRTLDVGAKPKAAPTPAGPVDEKIFQNAPEGSGPKSGPPRNLTVTEVHNGFLITWQAPLERSHLVQYYTIKYRTDAQWKTLNRGQIRPEETSYLVKNLVGGRTYYFRVLANSATSYESSEEVKFPVPARVKHKAITAGVVGGILFFIVAIILSVCAVKICNKRKRRKQEKEIIRLQHTTW; this comes from the exons ATGGGCTGGCGCGCCGTGCAACCGCCGCACATCGCCGCCGGCTTGCTCCTACTGCTGCTAGTTAACCTGCCAG TAACCTGCCACCAAGACCACCAAGATGCTGTGCACATCACGGCGATCCTCGGCGAGAGCGTGGTGTTCAACTGCCAGGTGGACTTCCCGGAAGACATCCCGGTGCCGTACGTGTTGCAGTGGGAGAAGAAGGTAGGCGAAACG GGACAGGACATCCCGATCTACATCTGGTACGAGAGCTACCCGACGCACAGCGGCGAGGGCTACGAGGGCAGGGTGTCGCGCGTGGCGCCCGACTCGCCCTACGGCGCGGCCAGCCTCAACCTCACCAATATCCGCGAGTCTGACCAG GGTTGGTACGAGTGTAAGGTGGTGTTCCTCAACCGGTCACCCAACCAGCACAAGAATGGCACATGGTTCCACTTGGACGTGCACGCGCCACCACGCTTCTCCATCACACCGGAAGACATTATTTACGTTAATTTAG GAGACGCCATAATCCTCAACTGCCAAGCGGAGGGCACGCCGACGCCCGAGATCCTGTGGTACAAGGACGCGAACCCCGTGGAGCCGTCGGGAACGGTGGGCATCTTCAACGACGGCACGGAGCTGCGCATCAGCAACATTCGCCACGAGGACATCGGCGACTACACGTGCATCGCGCGCAATGGCGAGGGACAGGTCTCGCATACCGCGAGGGTCATTATTGCTGGAGGAGCTGTTATTACT ATGCCGCCAACGAATCAAACAAAGTTAGAAGGAGAGAAGGTCCAGTTCTCATGTGAAGCGAAGGCGTTGCCGGGCAACGTGACGGTGAAGTGGTTCCGCGAGGGTGCTCCGGTGGCCGAGGTCGCAGCCCTGGAGACACGCGTCACTATCCGCAGAGATGGGGCTCTGGTCATCAACCCGGTGGCGGCCGACGACTCGGGACAGTATCTGTGTGAAGTGTCCAACGGAATTGGAGACCCTCAAAGTGCTTCGGCCTATTTGAATGTTGAAT ATCCAGCGAAAGTTACGTTTACTCCAACCGTGCAGTACCTCCCATTCCGTCTGGCGGGTGTCGTGCAGTGCTACATAAAGGCCAACCCTCCCCTCCAATACGTGACCTGGACGAAGGACAAGCGGCTGCTGGAGCCCTACCAGACAAAGGACATCGTCATCATGAACAACGGCTCCTTGCTCTTCACGCGGGTCAACCAGAACCACCAGGGTCGCTATACTTGTACACCTTATAACGCGCAGGGAACCCAAGGCTCTTCTG GTCCGATGGAAGTGTTAGTTCGTAAACCACCAGTGTTCACAGTGGAACCGGAACCCCTGTACCAAAGAAAG GTGGGCGAGTCAGTGGAGATGCACTGCGAGGCGCAGGAGGCGGAGGGCACGCAGCGCCCGTCGGTGCTGTGGCGGCGGCGCGACGGGCTGCCGCTGCAGAAGGCGCGCGTGCGGGCGCTGGGCGGCAACATCACCATCGACACGCTGCGCCGCCAGGACTTCGGCATCTACCAGTGCGTCGCCTCCAACGAG GTGGCAACGATAGTAGCGGACACGCAGCTGGTGATCGAGGGCACGCAGCCGCACGCGCCGTACAACGTGTCGGGCACCGCCACCGAGTTCCAGGTCACGCTGCGCTGGCAGCCGGGCTACGCGGGCGGGCCCGACTACAAGCAGGACTACACCATCTGGTACCGCGAGGCCGGCTTCTCCGAGTGGACCAAGGTGCCCGTCACGCCCTCCGGTGCTACTTCT GTCACAATAAACCGGTTGCAGCCCGGCACCACGTATGAGTTTCAAGTGAACAGCAAGAATACAATAGGAGAAGGAATGATGAGTAAAGCTATTACGATAAGAACTCTCG ATGTAGGCGCCAAACCGAAGGCGGCTCCGACCCCGGCGGGGCCTGTAGACGAAAAGATATTCCAAAACGCACCCGAAGGCTCTG GTCCGAAGTCTGGTCCTCCCCGGAACCTGACGGTGACGGAGGTGCACAACGGGTTCCTGATCACGTGGCAGGCGCCGCTCGAGCGCTCGCACCTGGTGCAGTACTACACGATCAAGTACCGCACCGACGCGCAGTGGAAGACCCTCAACCGAGGACAGATACGCCCTGAGGAGACCAGCTATTTGG TAAAAAATCTAGTGGGTGGGCGTACATATTACTTCCGCGTGCTCGCCAACTCGGCGACGAGCTACGAGAGTTCCGAGGAGGTGAAGTTCCCGGTGCCGGCGCGGGTGAAGCACAAAGCCATCACGGCGGGCGTGGTGGGCGGGATCCTGTTCTTCATCGTCGCCATCATCCTGTCGGTGTGCGCCGTCAAGATCTGCAACAAGCGCAAGCGACGCAAGCAGGAGAAAG AAATTATTCGATTGCAGCATACAACATGGTAG